In Pollutimonas sp. M17, a single genomic region encodes these proteins:
- a CDS encoding bifunctional riboflavin kinase/FAD synthetase, translating into MKNAPALYRSLPRYDSQRPSAVTIGNFDGVHRGHQAILRRVRQHAREHGLAATVMTFEPHPRAYFARRGQRPELIPTQVSSLRDKVAALARHHVDQIVLERFNHTLADMSAQDFIERLLVEGLNTRWLLVGEDFRYGHKRSGDIELLRSAGRRFGFQVETIADVADEHGHRISSSELRTALAVGNLDRAEHLLGQPYSISGHVIHGQKLGRSIGYPTLNLRVPAQCALRSGVYIVRAHGLGPQPIKGVASLGVRPTISHGGRLMLETHLLDCRVDAYGKLTCIEFLEYLRDEEKFPDLPTMIAAIDNDAQSARDYFAFHGL; encoded by the coding sequence GTGAAAAACGCTCCCGCCCTTTACCGCAGCCTTCCCCGCTACGATAGCCAACGCCCCAGCGCCGTGACGATAGGCAATTTCGACGGCGTCCATCGCGGCCACCAGGCCATTTTGCGCCGGGTCCGCCAGCACGCCCGGGAACATGGCCTGGCCGCCACGGTCATGACCTTCGAACCCCATCCGCGCGCCTATTTCGCCCGGCGCGGCCAGCGTCCGGAACTCATCCCCACGCAGGTCAGCAGCTTGCGCGACAAGGTGGCCGCCCTGGCGCGGCATCATGTCGACCAGATCGTGCTCGAACGCTTCAACCACACGCTGGCCGACATGTCGGCCCAGGACTTCATCGAGCGCCTTCTGGTGGAAGGACTGAACACGCGCTGGCTGCTGGTCGGCGAGGACTTCCGCTACGGCCACAAGCGCAGCGGCGACATCGAGCTGTTGCGCAGCGCCGGCCGCCGCTTCGGCTTCCAGGTCGAAACCATCGCGGACGTGGCCGACGAACACGGCCATCGCATTTCCAGCTCCGAGTTGCGCACCGCCCTGGCCGTGGGCAATCTGGACCGCGCCGAACATCTGCTCGGCCAGCCCTATTCCATCAGCGGACACGTCATACACGGCCAGAAACTGGGCCGCAGCATAGGCTATCCCACGCTGAACCTGCGCGTGCCCGCCCAGTGCGCCCTGCGATCCGGCGTGTACATCGTGCGCGCCCACGGCCTGGGACCCCAGCCCATCAAAGGCGTGGCCAGCCTGGGCGTGCGGCCCACCATTTCGCACGGCGGGCGCCTGATGCTGGAGACCCACCTGCTGGACTGCCGGGTGGACGCATACGGTAAACTCACGTGTATTGAATTCCTCGAGTATCTGCGGGACGAAGAAAAATTCCCCGACCTTCCCACTATGATCGCCGCCATCGACAATGATGCGCAAAGCGCTCGCGACTATTTCGCCTTCCATGGACTATAG
- the purN gene encoding phosphoribosylglycinamide formyltransferase: MQTIVNTVRELSLPAQVCAVVANKADAGGLEWAAGQGIPTQVVAHRDYATREDFDTALAAAVDAHQPHYVLLAGFMRVLTPAFVERFNGRLINIHPSLLPAFPGLHTHQQALATGVQWHGCTIHFVTPVLDHGPIVAQGIVPVLADDTPDDLAGRVLKVEHRMYADVVRWLAEGRVSLDAMQRVHVRGVASRSFVLTQQGVASSERSS; this comes from the coding sequence ATGCAGACCATCGTCAACACGGTGCGCGAACTCTCCCTGCCGGCGCAGGTCTGCGCCGTCGTCGCCAACAAGGCCGATGCCGGCGGGCTGGAGTGGGCCGCCGGGCAGGGCATCCCGACCCAGGTCGTGGCGCATCGCGATTACGCCACGCGCGAAGACTTCGATACCGCGCTGGCCGCCGCCGTCGATGCCCACCAGCCGCACTACGTCTTGCTGGCCGGTTTCATGCGGGTGCTGACCCCGGCCTTCGTGGAGCGCTTCAATGGGCGCCTGATCAACATCCATCCGTCCCTGCTGCCGGCTTTTCCGGGATTGCACACGCATCAGCAGGCCCTGGCGACCGGCGTGCAATGGCATGGCTGCACCATCCATTTCGTTACCCCGGTGCTGGACCACGGTCCCATCGTCGCGCAGGGCATCGTCCCCGTGCTGGCCGACGACACGCCGGACGACCTGGCCGGCCGCGTCCTGAAGGTGGAACACCGCATGTACGCGGACGTGGTACGCTGGCTGGCCGAGGGGCGCGTATCGCTCGACGCCATGCAGCGCGTGCATGTGCGCGGCGTCGCCAGCCGCTCCTTCGTCCTGACGCAGCAAGGCGTCGCATCATCGGAAAGGTCGTCATGA
- a CDS encoding RsmB/NOP family class I SAM-dependent RNA methyltransferase has protein sequence MLGEILQWEYPADAALSHWLRAHPKLGMRDRGEVAEAVFDVLRHLRRYRQYAESGSGPAARRLAILGLASVFDKSVLNQGLSEQEQHWLEHVQKIDVAGLSRAVRDSLPDWLDERLAALDNPDSLVRALNQTAPLDIRVNPLKADRKDMLKQLRAGPALRYDPEPTPHSPWGIRLQGRPPVNRWPMFEKGEIEVQDEGSQILAALVAPKRGEMIIDYCAGAGGKTLLLGALMRSTGRLYAFDVSAARLARAKPRFARSGLSNIVPVVIDPDNDQRVKRLRGKAHRVLVDAPCSGLGTLRRNPDLKWRQHPESLQALLETQARILRQAARCVAPGGRLVYATCSVLPEENEQQVEAFLAEHPDFTLLDAGKIAADRCENLTQESLYLRMRPDVHGTDGFFAAVLERAKPANAEKGLTTPQDAAQTPSEGEL, from the coding sequence GTGCTGGGCGAGATCCTGCAATGGGAATACCCGGCCGATGCCGCTTTGTCGCACTGGCTGCGCGCCCATCCCAAGCTGGGCATGCGCGATCGCGGCGAGGTGGCCGAAGCCGTCTTCGATGTGCTGCGCCATTTGCGCCGCTACCGGCAGTACGCCGAAAGCGGCAGCGGGCCCGCCGCCCGCCGCCTGGCCATCCTGGGCCTGGCATCGGTATTCGACAAATCGGTGCTGAACCAGGGCTTGTCGGAACAAGAGCAGCATTGGCTGGAGCACGTGCAGAAGATAGACGTGGCGGGCTTGTCCCGGGCAGTGCGCGACAGCCTTCCCGATTGGCTGGACGAGCGCCTCGCTGCGCTGGACAATCCCGATTCCCTGGTCCGGGCCCTGAACCAGACGGCGCCGCTGGACATACGGGTCAATCCCCTTAAGGCCGACCGCAAGGACATGCTCAAGCAATTGCGCGCCGGGCCCGCGCTGCGCTACGACCCGGAACCCACGCCGCATTCTCCTTGGGGCATACGCCTGCAAGGCCGGCCCCCGGTGAATCGCTGGCCCATGTTCGAGAAGGGCGAAATCGAAGTCCAGGACGAAGGCAGCCAGATCCTGGCGGCGCTGGTCGCGCCCAAGCGCGGCGAGATGATCATCGATTATTGCGCCGGCGCCGGCGGCAAGACGCTGCTGCTGGGGGCGCTGATGCGTTCCACGGGCCGCCTCTATGCCTTCGATGTGTCGGCGGCGCGCCTGGCGCGGGCCAAGCCGCGCTTTGCCCGCAGCGGCCTGTCCAACATCGTGCCCGTGGTCATCGACCCCGACAACGATCAGCGGGTCAAGCGCCTGCGCGGCAAGGCGCACAGGGTTCTGGTCGACGCGCCGTGCAGCGGGCTGGGCACACTGCGGCGCAATCCCGACCTTAAATGGCGCCAGCATCCGGAGTCCCTGCAGGCGCTCTTGGAAACCCAGGCGCGCATCCTGCGGCAGGCGGCGCGTTGCGTCGCCCCGGGCGGCAGGCTGGTCTATGCCACCTGCAGCGTGCTGCCGGAGGAAAACGAGCAGCAGGTTGAGGCTTTTTTAGCTGAACATCCCGACTTTACCCTCCTGGATGCCGGCAAAATCGCCGCAGATCGTTGCGAAAATCTGACACAGGAAAGCCTGTATCTGCGCATGCGCCCGGACGTACACGGCACCGACGGTTTTTTCGCCGCCGTGCTGGAGCGGGCGAAGCCCGCCAATGCCGAAAAAGGCCTCACGACGCCCCAGGACGCCGCGCAAACGCCCAGCGAAGGGGAGCTGTAG
- a CDS encoding fatty acid desaturase, with protein MDQIITLLSGGLLQLSWWQVVLVTLVLTHITIVAVTVFLHRSQAHRGLDLHPGVMHFFRFWLWMTTGMVTKEWVAIHRKHHAKCEKEGDPHSPVVFGLGKVFFRGAELYREEATNPETLKRFGHGTPDDWIERKLYTRHSLMGILIMLGIDLALFGVLGLTVWAIQMAWIPFWAAGVVNGIGHAWGYRNYASPDTSTNVSPWGIIIGGEELHNNHHAYGTSAKFSTKWYEFDLGWCYISVLRFFGLAKVKKLAPKLKLDPPKALADASTLQGVITHRYEILARYTDLVKKAASDELSKLKPARKEGSPDCSWTLLSRCKDWISSTDDTLEPAQRAELDTVLAQNQSLSTLVQMRRELVRLWESSSASSEQLLADLQAWCQRAQQSGIESLEQFAYRLRRYAA; from the coding sequence ATGGACCAAATTATTACTTTATTATCAGGCGGTTTGCTGCAACTTTCGTGGTGGCAGGTCGTGCTGGTTACCCTTGTGCTCACTCACATCACGATCGTGGCGGTTACGGTATTTTTGCACCGTAGCCAGGCTCATCGGGGGTTGGACCTGCATCCGGGCGTCATGCATTTCTTCCGTTTCTGGCTTTGGATGACCACCGGCATGGTCACCAAGGAATGGGTGGCCATACACCGCAAGCACCACGCCAAGTGCGAGAAAGAAGGCGACCCCCATTCACCGGTCGTATTCGGCCTGGGCAAGGTGTTCTTCCGCGGTGCCGAACTGTACCGCGAGGAAGCCACCAACCCCGAAACCCTCAAGCGCTTCGGCCACGGCACGCCCGATGACTGGATAGAACGCAAGCTTTACACCCGTCACAGCCTGATGGGCATCCTCATCATGCTGGGCATCGACCTGGCCCTGTTCGGCGTGCTGGGCCTGACCGTATGGGCCATACAGATGGCCTGGATACCCTTCTGGGCCGCCGGCGTCGTCAACGGCATCGGCCACGCCTGGGGCTATCGCAACTATGCCAGTCCCGATACCAGCACCAATGTGTCGCCCTGGGGCATCATCATCGGCGGCGAAGAACTGCACAACAACCACCACGCCTACGGCACCTCGGCCAAGTTCTCCACCAAATGGTACGAGTTCGACCTGGGCTGGTGCTATATAAGCGTCTTGCGATTCTTCGGCCTGGCCAAGGTCAAGAAGCTGGCGCCCAAGCTCAAGCTCGATCCGCCCAAGGCCCTGGCCGATGCCAGCACCTTGCAGGGCGTCATCACCCACCGCTACGAAATCCTGGCGCGCTACACCGACCTGGTCAAGAAAGCGGCCAGCGACGAACTCAGCAAGCTGAAGCCCGCGCGCAAGGAAGGCAGTCCCGATTGCAGCTGGACGCTGCTCAGCCGCTGCAAAGACTGGATCAGCAGCACCGACGACACCCTTGAACCGGCTCAACGCGCCGAACTGGACACCGTTCTGGCCCAGAATCAATCCCTGTCCACGCTGGTGCAGATGCGGCGCGAACTGGTCCGCCTTTGGGAAAGCTCCAGCGCCAGCAGCGAGCAGTTGCTGGCCGACTTGCAGGCATGGTGCCAGCGGGCCCAGCAAAGCGGCATAGAAAGCCTCGAGCAGTTCGCCTACCGGTTGCGCCGCTACGCGGCATGA
- a CDS encoding UvrD-helicase domain-containing protein has protein sequence MIDSLNPQQQAAVTLPPSHALVLAGAGSGKTRVLTTRMAWLIQTGQASPFGLMAVTFTNKSAREMLTRLSALLPINTRGLWVGTFHGLCNRLLRAHHRDAGLIQTFQILDSADQLAAIKRLLKGAGIDDEKFPPRDVQRFINGAKEEGQRPGDVEVWDAHRRRLVEIYQLYQDQCQREGVVDFAELLLRAYELLQRNAPIREHYQRRFQHILVDEFQDTNTLQYRWLTLLAGGGASIFAVGDDDQSIYAFRGANVGNMSDFERDYARGNVIRLEQNYRSYGHILDSANALISHNTARLGKNLWTEQGEGEPVRVVEQPSDLLEAQWIIDETKALINDGRLRREIAILYRSNAQSRIIEHALFSAGIPYKVYGGLRFFERQEVKHALAYLRLMDNPHDDTSWLRVVNFPTRGIGARTLEQLADTARQQGSSLFRAVPLMSGKGGGNLARFAELIQQMAHEAQILSLPELIDHVVHHSGLLAHYQNDREGADRLENLQELVNAAAAFVAEENFEGLPAGRIPDGALAAQTLSAEPGEGAAPMSPLAAFLTHASLEAGDNQAQAGQDAVQLMTVHAAKGLEFDSVFITGVEEGLFPHENSLLEVAGLEEERRLMYVAITRARERLYLTLAQSRMLHGQTRYAMRSRFLDEIPDEHLKWLTPKEGRVAVRENTWSGAFRRGDAYNRPDSGSVAPRVPRSLTTGVTVGEKQFRIGTGVRHAKFGEGTVIGLSGAGQDAQAQIQFREVGTKTLALGVAKLDIVAG, from the coding sequence ATGATAGACAGCCTCAATCCGCAACAACAAGCCGCTGTCACGCTACCTCCCTCCCACGCGCTGGTCCTGGCCGGCGCGGGCAGCGGAAAAACCCGAGTTCTGACGACACGCATGGCCTGGCTGATACAAACAGGCCAGGCCAGTCCTTTTGGGCTCATGGCGGTCACGTTCACCAACAAATCGGCGCGCGAGATGCTCACGCGCCTTTCGGCCTTGCTGCCCATCAATACGCGCGGGTTGTGGGTGGGCACCTTTCATGGCCTGTGCAACCGGCTGTTGCGCGCCCATCACCGCGACGCCGGCCTGATCCAGACTTTCCAGATACTGGACAGCGCCGATCAACTGGCGGCGATCAAGCGCCTGCTGAAGGGCGCCGGGATCGACGACGAGAAATTTCCGCCGCGCGACGTCCAGCGCTTCATCAACGGCGCCAAGGAAGAAGGGCAGCGGCCGGGCGACGTCGAGGTCTGGGATGCGCACCGCCGCCGGCTGGTCGAAATCTATCAGCTGTATCAGGATCAATGCCAGCGCGAGGGGGTGGTCGACTTTGCCGAATTGCTGTTGCGCGCCTATGAGCTGCTGCAGCGCAATGCGCCCATACGCGAACATTACCAGCGCCGCTTCCAGCACATCCTGGTCGACGAGTTCCAGGACACCAACACCCTGCAGTACCGCTGGCTGACCCTGCTGGCGGGCGGCGGCGCGTCGATTTTCGCGGTCGGCGACGACGACCAGTCCATCTACGCCTTCCGTGGCGCCAACGTGGGCAATATGTCGGATTTCGAGCGCGACTACGCCCGGGGCAATGTCATCCGCCTGGAACAGAACTACCGCTCTTACGGACACATACTGGATTCGGCCAACGCCCTGATCTCCCACAACACCGCCCGCCTGGGCAAGAACCTGTGGACCGAGCAAGGCGAGGGCGAGCCGGTCCGGGTGGTGGAGCAGCCATCCGACCTGCTGGAGGCCCAGTGGATCATCGACGAGACCAAGGCGCTGATCAACGACGGCCGCCTGCGCCGGGAAATCGCCATACTGTATCGCAGCAACGCCCAGTCGCGCATCATCGAACATGCCTTGTTTTCGGCCGGCATACCCTACAAGGTGTACGGCGGACTGCGTTTCTTCGAGCGCCAGGAAGTCAAGCATGCGCTGGCCTACCTGCGGCTGATGGACAACCCGCATGATGACACCTCATGGCTGCGAGTCGTGAACTTTCCCACGCGCGGCATCGGCGCCCGCACGCTCGAACAGCTGGCCGACACGGCCCGTCAGCAGGGCAGCAGCCTGTTCCGCGCCGTGCCCCTGATGTCGGGCAAAGGCGGCGGCAATCTGGCGCGCTTCGCCGAATTGATCCAGCAAATGGCCCACGAGGCGCAGATCCTTTCCCTACCCGAGCTGATCGACCACGTGGTGCATCACAGCGGCCTGCTGGCCCACTACCAGAACGACCGGGAAGGCGCCGACCGCCTGGAGAACCTGCAGGAACTGGTCAATGCGGCGGCCGCGTTCGTGGCCGAGGAAAACTTCGAAGGCCTGCCGGCCGGGCGAATTCCCGATGGCGCGCTTGCGGCGCAGACCCTGTCCGCCGAACCCGGCGAGGGCGCCGCGCCCATGTCGCCGCTGGCCGCGTTCCTGACCCATGCCTCGCTGGAAGCCGGGGACAACCAGGCACAGGCGGGGCAGGATGCCGTCCAGCTCATGACGGTGCACGCCGCCAAGGGCCTGGAGTTCGATTCGGTCTTCATCACCGGGGTCGAGGAAGGCCTGTTCCCGCATGAGAACAGCCTGCTCGAGGTGGCCGGCCTGGAAGAGGAGCGCCGGCTGATGTACGTGGCCATTACCCGCGCGCGCGAACGCCTGTACCTGACGCTGGCGCAAAGCCGCATGCTGCACGGCCAGACCCGCTATGCCATGCGCTCGCGCTTTCTGGATGAAATACCCGATGAGCACCTGAAGTGGCTGACGCCCAAGGAAGGGCGCGTTGCCGTACGTGAAAACACCTGGAGCGGCGCTTTCCGGCGCGGCGATGCCTACAACCGGCCCGACAGCGGCTCCGTTGCGCCCCGCGTGCCGCGCAGCCTGACGACGGGCGTGACGGTGGGTGAGAAGCAATTCCGCATCGGCACCGGCGTCAGGCACGCCAAGTTCGGCGAAGGTACGGTGATAGGGCTTAGCGGTGCCGGCCAGGATGCGCAGGCGCAGATCCAGTTCCGCGAGGTGGGCACGAAGACGCTGGCGCTAGGCGTGGCCAAACTGGATATCGTGGCCGGCTAG
- a CDS encoding ABC transporter permease: protein MNKALKRPNPGVRLALSLGGLFILLLLWGAGTRMLEQNIALANLLSPRETFQSLYALLVENQLTLHTLTSMKRVLIGLGLALLIGVPIGLAIGSSRALENSASSAFQFLRMISPLSWMPIAVMVFGIGDAPIYFLLTFAAVWPIILNTSAGVRQLNPKWLMLAKSLSATRREILFKIIVPGVLGHILTGARLAIGIIWIVLVPCEMLGVSSGLGYFILDTRDRLAYSELMAVIVLIGALGFMLDALAQKAYQRWTHTA, encoded by the coding sequence ATGAACAAGGCACTGAAACGACCCAATCCCGGCGTGCGGCTCGCCCTGAGCCTGGGCGGTCTGTTCATCCTGCTGCTGCTGTGGGGCGCGGGCACGCGCATGCTGGAACAGAACATCGCGCTGGCCAACCTTCTGAGCCCGCGGGAGACCTTTCAAAGCCTGTATGCGCTGCTGGTCGAAAACCAGTTGACGCTGCATACGCTGACCAGCATGAAACGCGTGCTGATCGGGCTGGGCCTGGCCTTGCTGATAGGTGTGCCCATCGGTCTGGCCATAGGCAGCTCGCGCGCCCTGGAGAACAGCGCCAGCAGCGCATTCCAGTTCCTGCGCATGATCTCCCCGCTGTCCTGGATGCCGATTGCCGTCATGGTGTTCGGCATCGGCGATGCGCCCATTTATTTCCTGCTGACCTTCGCCGCCGTCTGGCCCATCATCCTGAACACCTCGGCCGGCGTGCGCCAATTGAATCCGAAGTGGCTGATGCTGGCCAAGAGCCTGAGCGCAACGCGCCGGGAGATCCTGTTCAAGATCATCGTGCCGGGCGTGCTGGGGCACATCCTGACGGGCGCCCGCCTGGCCATCGGCATCATCTGGATCGTGCTGGTGCCTTGCGAAATGCTGGGTGTCAGTTCGGGCCTGGGATATTTCATTCTGGACACGCGGGACCGGCTGGCCTATTCGGAACTGATGGCGGTCATCGTCCTGATCGGGGCCCTGGGTTTCATGCTGGACGCACTGGCGCAGAAAGCCTACCAGCGCTGGACGCACACCGCCTGA
- a CDS encoding ABC transporter substrate-binding protein has translation MKPPVEIAATLDARRQFLKLSTLFTAMGALPLLQMHKKAMAAEPNAPVRIGYLAVTDSTPLLVAHHNKLFEAQGLEVEKPRLFRSWAQIVEAFLSGQVNVVHLLSPMTVWARYGSQSRAKVVAWNHMSGSGLTVLNDINDVADLGGRTVAIPFWYSLHNVVLQHLLKSKGLESISEGEPGPKQVKLVVMAPSDMLPALANKQIAGYTVAEPFNASAELLKVGKILRFTGDVWKDHACCVVLMHEHDLEQRPEWTQKVVNGIVQAQAWIQENRQETARILAKDNPQRYTPHSYETLAQVLVPELLDTALYEASGAIVNKDWKEKRIDFQPYPFPSYTEELVRKLKTTLVSGRNEFLQSLDPAFVAKDLVDDRYAKKAIQDLGGMSVFGLPDTYTRSESITL, from the coding sequence ATGAAGCCTCCCGTAGAGATCGCAGCCACCCTGGATGCACGCCGCCAGTTCCTGAAGCTGTCGACCCTGTTCACCGCCATGGGCGCCCTGCCCCTGCTGCAGATGCACAAGAAAGCCATGGCGGCCGAGCCCAATGCCCCCGTGCGGATAGGCTATCTGGCCGTCACGGATTCCACGCCCCTGCTGGTGGCGCACCACAACAAGCTTTTCGAGGCCCAGGGCCTGGAAGTGGAAAAGCCCCGCCTGTTCCGCAGCTGGGCGCAAATCGTCGAAGCCTTCCTGAGCGGCCAGGTCAACGTGGTGCACCTGCTGTCGCCCATGACGGTATGGGCGCGCTACGGCAGCCAGTCGCGCGCCAAGGTCGTGGCCTGGAACCACATGTCGGGCTCCGGCCTGACCGTGCTGAACGACATCAACGACGTCGCCGACCTGGGCGGCCGGACCGTGGCCATTCCTTTCTGGTATTCGCTGCACAATGTGGTGCTTCAGCATCTGCTGAAAAGCAAGGGTTTGGAGTCCATCAGCGAAGGCGAGCCAGGCCCGAAACAGGTGAAACTGGTGGTCATGGCGCCATCGGACATGCTGCCGGCGCTGGCCAACAAGCAGATCGCCGGCTATACCGTCGCCGAACCCTTCAACGCCTCGGCCGAATTGCTGAAGGTGGGCAAGATCCTGCGCTTCACCGGCGACGTCTGGAAGGACCATGCCTGCTGTGTCGTGCTGATGCACGAACACGATCTGGAACAGCGCCCGGAATGGACGCAGAAGGTGGTCAACGGCATCGTCCAGGCCCAGGCCTGGATACAGGAAAACCGCCAGGAAACGGCGCGCATCCTCGCCAAGGACAACCCGCAGCGCTATACGCCGCATTCCTATGAGACACTGGCCCAGGTGCTGGTGCCTGAACTGCTGGACACGGCGCTGTACGAAGCATCGGGCGCCATCGTGAACAAGGACTGGAAGGAAAAGCGCATCGACTTCCAGCCCTATCCCTTCCCCAGCTATACGGAAGAACTGGTCCGCAAGCTCAAGACCACTCTGGTGTCGGGCCGCAACGAATTCCTGCAATCGCTGGATCCGGCCTTCGTGGCCAAGGACCTGGTGGACGATCGTTACGCCAAGAAGGCCATACAGGACCTGGGCGGCATGTCGGTGTTCGGCCTGCCCGATACGTACACCCGTAGCGAAAGCATCACCCTCTAA
- a CDS encoding ABC transporter ATP-binding protein: MTRTASSDKQVVLDAHGIHLGYPRPNEAANTVLRDFSLHLASGETVAILGPSGVGKSSLLRVLAGLQAPDQGTVHVKGERLQGPHPRLGFVFQDPSLLPWLNLEENVGFGLDFKHQPRISPAEKKARVQEAIAEVDLLRAKERYPSELSGGMAQRAALARSLVRQPEILLLDEPFSALDEITRSEMQTLLQGITSRHQTAAVLVTHDIDEALILADRVLLLGLYPGRLIGQWEIGLPHPRDEAVPELARIRLEIMQTLRDARRATSPSNHLDS, encoded by the coding sequence ATGACGAGAACCGCGTCATCCGACAAACAAGTCGTTCTGGATGCCCACGGCATCCATCTCGGCTACCCCCGGCCGAACGAGGCCGCCAATACCGTGCTGCGCGATTTTTCGCTGCACCTGGCCAGCGGTGAAACCGTCGCCATACTGGGCCCCAGCGGTGTCGGAAAATCGTCCCTGTTGCGCGTGCTCGCCGGCTTGCAGGCGCCCGACCAGGGTACGGTGCACGTCAAGGGCGAGCGCCTGCAGGGTCCGCACCCCCGGCTGGGCTTCGTGTTCCAGGATCCCAGCCTGCTGCCCTGGCTGAACCTGGAGGAAAACGTGGGCTTCGGCCTGGACTTCAAGCATCAGCCCCGGATCAGCCCGGCCGAGAAAAAGGCCCGTGTCCAGGAGGCGATTGCCGAAGTCGACCTGCTGCGCGCCAAAGAGCGCTACCCCAGCGAGCTTTCCGGCGGCATGGCGCAGCGTGCGGCCCTGGCCCGTAGCCTGGTGCGCCAGCCCGAAATCCTGCTGCTGGACGAGCCCTTCAGCGCCCTGGACGAGATCACGCGCAGCGAAATGCAAACTCTGCTGCAAGGCATCACCAGCCGCCATCAGACCGCGGCCGTGCTGGTCACCCACGACATCGACGAAGCCCTGATACTGGCCGACCGCGTGCTGCTGCTGGGCCTGTACCCGGGACGCCTCATCGGCCAGTGGGAGATCGGCCTGCCGCATCCGCGCGACGAAGCCGTGCCTGAACTGGCCCGCATCCGCCTTGAAATCATGCAGACGCTGCGCGACGCGCGGCGCGCCACATCTCCTTCCAATCACCTGGACTCCTGA
- a CDS encoding rubredoxin, with amino-acid sequence MARQWMCGPCGLIYDESAGLPEDGIAPGTPFEDIPDDWVCPDCGIGKADFFLIPD; translated from the coding sequence ATGGCCAGGCAATGGATGTGCGGGCCCTGCGGCCTGATCTACGACGAATCGGCCGGCCTTCCCGAAGACGGAATCGCGCCCGGCACGCCCTTCGAGGACATACCCGACGACTGGGTGTGTCCCGATTGCGGCATCGGCAAGGCCGATTTTTTTCTCATACCCGATTAA
- a CDS encoding acyl-CoA dehydrogenase family protein, protein MSQTDTRSSLLDAVAAQARAELAPLVQAIDQQGQYPGDYMRRLGALGGFGAAIPREFGGQGLDLTSQIEVTTLVGNECGSTAFLVWCQSSCAWYLLNSPNVAVRERYLAPVTKGELLSGTGMSNAVKHLAGIERIHLSARREGDEYVVSGSLPWVSNVGADHLVIVAASIEGEGYIMFAAHGGLPGLEQHPCPAFSGLEGTQTLNLRFKDVHIPASAVLAHPDQFPAYMKRIKGGFVLGQTGMGFGIVQASLKTIRETNVSHAHVNVFLDDQGDELAQELADLKTRTAALAQLAQEGRAPLLDVLKARAQTSELTLKAANSAVLHAGAKGYLMRHSAQRRLREAVFVAIVTPALKHLRKEIHDLEQKQAVVEAA, encoded by the coding sequence ATGAGCCAGACCGACACCCGTTCTTCGCTGCTCGACGCGGTGGCCGCACAGGCCCGGGCCGAGCTCGCTCCTCTTGTCCAGGCCATAGACCAGCAGGGGCAGTACCCCGGCGACTACATGCGCCGCCTGGGCGCCCTGGGCGGCTTCGGCGCCGCCATTCCCAGGGAATTCGGGGGGCAAGGCCTGGATCTGACAAGCCAGATCGAGGTCACGACGCTGGTCGGCAACGAATGCGGCTCGACGGCCTTCCTGGTGTGGTGCCAGTCCAGCTGCGCCTGGTATCTGCTGAACTCGCCGAATGTAGCGGTGCGCGAACGCTACCTGGCGCCGGTGACCAAAGGAGAACTCCTGTCGGGCACCGGCATGTCCAACGCGGTCAAGCATCTGGCGGGCATCGAAAGAATCCACCTCTCGGCTCGGCGCGAAGGCGACGAGTATGTGGTCAGCGGATCCCTGCCCTGGGTATCCAATGTGGGCGCGGACCACCTGGTGATCGTGGCCGCCTCGATCGAGGGCGAAGGCTACATCATGTTCGCCGCCCACGGAGGGCTGCCCGGCCTGGAGCAGCATCCCTGCCCCGCGTTCTCGGGCCTGGAAGGCACCCAGACGCTGAACCTGCGATTCAAGGACGTGCACATCCCGGCCTCCGCCGTGCTGGCTCATCCCGATCAGTTCCCCGCCTACATGAAGCGCATCAAGGGCGGCTTCGTGCTGGGACAGACCGGCATGGGCTTCGGCATCGTCCAGGCCAGCCTGAAGACCATACGCGAAACCAATGTCAGCCACGCCCACGTCAATGTGTTCCTGGACGATCAGGGCGACGAGCTGGCGCAGGAACTGGCCGATCTGAAAACGCGGACGGCCGCCCTGGCGCAATTGGCCCAGGAAGGCCGTGCGCCGCTGCTGGATGTGCTGAAAGCGCGGGCCCAAACCTCGGAACTGACGCTCAAGGCGGCGAACTCTGCCGTCCTGCATGCGGGCGCCAAGGGCTACCTGATGCGTCATTCCGCGCAGCGGCGGCTGCGCGAAGCCGTCTTCGTGGCCATCGTGACGCCCGCCCTGAAGCACCTGCGCAAAGAAATCCACGACCTTGAACAGAAGCAGGCCGTGGTCGAGGCCGCGTGA